The stretch of DNA AGACCGACACCCtccttgctacaacctcctttcaggtagttgtagagagtgataaggtctcccctcagcctccttttctccaggctcaacagccccagttccctcagctgttcctcgtaagacttgtgctccagaccatCAGCTTCATTACCCTTCTCTGAAatttctccagcacctcagtgtctttcttgtagtgagtggcccaaaactgaacacaggattcaaggtgcggcctcaaCAGTGCCAAGTACCAAGGGACAATCagttccctagtcctgctggccacactaattctgatacaagccagaatgctgttggcctttttggccacctgggcacgctgctggctcatattcagctgggtGTTGACCAATACCCCCGTGTTCTTTACCAcccagcagctttccagccagtcttctccaagcctgtagcattgcatggggttgttgtgaccaaagtgcaggacccagcacttggccttgttgaacttcatgcagttggtttcagcccatcgatccagcctgtccagatccctcagGCAGATCAGtgctcccacccaacttggtgtcattcacaaacttactgagggtgcactcaatcccctcatccagatcattgataaagagattaaacagaactggccccaatactgagccctggggaacaccacttgtgaccagttgccaactggatttaactccattcaccacaactctttgggcccagccatccagccagttttttacTCCAAGCCATGAGCAACGAGTTTCCCTAGGAGAATGCTCTGGGAatcggtgtcaaaggctttactaaagtctagGTGGaaaacatccacagcctttccctcccGTTACCTAGGAGTGCTGATAaatgatggaaagtggcttggtgagcacttCCACCAGCTCTATCACAACtcttgggtggatcccatctggccccatacaCTTGTGtgtgtccaagtggtgtagcaggctGCTAACCATTCCCCTTGCATTATGGgagcttcattctgctccccctCTTTGTGTTCCAGCTCAGGAGGCTGGGTACCTGTAGCACAACTGGTCTTattattaaagactgaggcaaagaaggcattaagtacctcagcctttccctcatctttaACTGTGTTTTCCCCTGCATCCActaaaggatggagattctccttagctctccttttgttgctcatgtatttatagcaactttttttttttttttgtcttttactgCAGTAGCCAGATTAAgttctagttgggctttggtccttctaattttctccctgtatAACTTAGTGATatccttgtagtcctcctgTGTTGCCTGCCCCTTCATCCAAAGGTCAtaaactctcctttttttttcctgagttccagccaaagctctctgttcagccaggcCACTCTTCTTCCTGCCAGCTTGTCTTTTGGCACATGAGGACGGCCTGCTCCTGCACCTTTAAGATTTATATCTTAAAGATTGACCAGCTTTCCTGATCTCTTTTGCCCTTCAGGAcagcctcccaagggactctgtcaACCAGGCTCCTAAAAAGGTAAAAGTCTGCCCTCCAGAAGTCcaaggtagcagttctgctgaccccATTCCTTCTTCAGCAATCAAAACCCCTATCGTTTCATAATTGCTGTGCCCAAGATGGCTTCCAACCATGACATCATCCACacacaagtccttctctgtttgtaaacaacAGGTCCAGTGGGACACCTTTGTTAACTACTTAGATATTTTGATAATTTCttgtcattttctgtttttttttctctctttccaagTTTGTCAAGAAAATAGTTCACTTCCCAGGTCTCAAATTGAGAAGGAATCCCTTTTCATTTGACTTCTATACAGTTTGGAAATACATATCTATTGCTTACTTGAGTTTGAATTTTAAGCAGTAGATTTTGAACAGCACCTTGAGCTCTGCTGAGGCATTGTTAGTAGAACTTAGgtgtcattttttttgtgtgattgTCTTGTGGTTgtggaggagaaggaaataattctcTTCAACATATTTTATGAAGTAGTTTAACCTGTTACTGtgacttttttgtttggttggtttttgtttttctactcACTTTGACCAGTGGAgtgctttaaatattaatatggCTTGTTTAGATGTTAATGGATAATAACTGTTGAAATAAACTTGGGGCTTTCATTTTCAAACAATGCACCATtactggttttttttgttgttggtttttggtttgtttttttttgttgttgtttttttgtgggtttttttttttttttggttgtgtgttgttttgggttttttttgttgttttttgtttgtttgttttgttttgtttttgttttgtttttccctgaatGTTACTCAGTCTGGAGAGGGAGAGAGCTTCAGTCAGGAAAGCTGATACTTTTGGTACAGTAAAGTTGATACTCCCTGGAATCACTAAGCTTACTTTGCTCACATAGTACACTTCCACATTTAGGTGCATTTATGCATTTGTAGATAATATGGTCCTGGGAAGTGTTGGATCTCTTGTACATGTGCAATACAATGGAAATATACATGCACAGTATGTGCTAGAGGGAAGGGGGCTTTGCTTCATCTGTATCAAAGGTTGGCTGTGTGGCAGGGAAGTGCCAGGTAACACAGCTCTCTGCTGTCACTGGGATATGTGGCATGTGTAACACTAAAGCTAAGCGCTACTTGTACAGAATGAAATTTTATTCTTGATTTTTTAAGGTCTAACAGTGAAAGAAATATTATAGTCTTAAAATAGTAAAGCCGGATAGAAGCCGTAGAGAAGACAGCTGCTCTAAGTCATGATCTTTTTTGGTTAGGTATGAGTTCTAGTCAGGATATGTTTTGACTTCTGAGTGCTGTTCTCAacataagattttattttataaagtacTTCCTACTGGTATATTAAAGATTTACTACTTTAAAATTTCTATAATACCTACTTTATAAGCTGATAATGTGAAGTATATTTGTGAATCTGTACACTTTTGACTCTAGGTTTTACTCGTATTTCATAACTAGTTACATTTGCGTTATTAAGTTATAGTGACGAGGCTAATAAACTGGGCCTTTTTTGGGTAGAGCTGCCTCTGGTCGAAGCAACTCCTTGTTTTCTATGTAATGCACATGTGTAGTCTAACCACTCAAATTAAGATCCCAGATTTCTTTCCTGCCTTCCAAACTGTGATCTCATATCCTTtgttaccttttttatttttcctctgctgccaCACATCACTTGTGCTCTGTTCTGTtgacaaaccaaaataaacacttGGGTTTTTAATTTGTGTCACAAGCATGGTCCTCAGCACTGTTTGAGTGTCCTGGAGTGGAAGATATAGCTTCTGCTACCATGGGAGATAATGACATAACTCTGAACATATGCATACTTGAGAACTACTATATTATCTGCCATTCATAgtccttttaaaaatggattGTATATACCACAAGTAATGTACATATTACAGTTCGGATAATTCAGCTTTGTTATTAATCAGATATCTTGGGTCTACCACTTGTACTCCTTTACAGTCATCACTGAACTTAGAGAAACATTCTGAAAACTTTTTGTGGATAGAGAATCATTATGAAGCAAATCACAGAAGACACAACTCTTCAGATGGGTGTGATTCTAACATTGGATGGCCTAATGGAGGTATAATTTAGCTTTCatggaacatttaaaataagtttacACCGTTGCTTTTTAGCTCTTTGGCTAGGAAAAAAGTCTGATGATAATAGCTGTCCTATGCCAAATGCTGTATTCTGTAACAGAATAGAGGTAATGGGAAGACAGATCTTCTGGGAGACAATGTGATGACTAAGTTCTAAGTAGTGTGATTCCAAGTGTACTTTTCACTTAAGAAGAAGGTGGTCAAGTTAATTCTCTAGCCAGCAACATATAAGTGAGCAGCCAGAAAAAGGGTTTGACTTCTTAATGTTGGACTACTGTCATCTTTCTTTGGCACTGTTTTATGAgatttttccctgctgcttatatGAATGAAAACTAAATTTACTATGCTATCACATCCCAGAGTATAGAGCTGCTTGCTTAATTCCTCTACCAAATTTTTTCAAGAGTAGAATGTTCTTTCAAAACTGttaattatatttctttaaaatttacaAATCTAAGGGCATTTtgggagaaaagagaagaagggtTGGCGTTCACAAAGCAGAAAtgatacagaaaatataaaccaTCGTGGGGGATACCATGGTGGAGGTTCCTGCACTGGTACCAGCACTTTCCACTATGGAAAAGGCCAAGGACTGCACGAAAACAATGTATCTGATAATGAAATTgggaaaaaggaagacaaggaaGTACCCAAACAGTTTGAGGCTGAGGATTTTGTAAGTTAATTGTAATTATAATAAACAAGGTTTCATTGTTTCTGCAAGTGCCATTTTGTTGATTACAAGCTACTTCATGAGATTTCACCGGTTTCAGATTATCATATAAAGGGATCACATTTCCCATAGATAAGAGGGTGTTAGTCATTTGTCCacaaacttgtttctttttttatatccAGTTTTTATcattatgtttttattattgtcACTTATAATTGGATTCTAAGTTTATTTCATAATATCTTACCACAGTTTACTGTGGCATGTGTATGTATTAAATTCTACACAAGTACCTTACTGGAAATCTGAAGTACTAACAAAATGATCTTTCTGCTACCAGCTGTTTGAGGTCCTATGCTTCAACCTAAAATTGTGGGATGTAAGGGGAAAGGTGAGCTTTCTCTTTGAAGAACCATACAtcactgtgttttgctttctctggaCAGTTCATATAATAGTATTAACTGCTGCTTGAGGTGTTTtgttggagaagaggaaacaagTGAGTGTTGATCTATTTGGATCGCAGGGGGAAGTGTCTAGTCTTTGtccatttaaaaatctttgacAGCTGAGGTCATACTTCTGATATTATTGTGATTCTTTATTTCATTGGTCCCACAATTAAAACTTATtattaaatttttgttttaataataataaattttcctttcagccatCTTTGAATCCTGAGTATGAGAGAACACCAAACCAGAATAAGTCTTTAGCTGCCGGTGTGTGGGGTGAGTATTTTTGATGtttctaaatataaaaatgtagcTGAGATCTGaagttgttttatttgaaacataAGAATTTTTTTAGAATATTAAAAAGGTATAGATTGAAATTGAggaaactgggaggagtggctgatacgccagaaggctgtgctgccatccagcgagacctggacaggctggagagttgggcagggaaaaatttaatgaaatataacaggggaaagtgtagagtcttacatctgggtaggaacaaccccaggttccagtataagttggggaatgacctattagagagcagtgtaggggaaagggacctgggggtcctggtggacagcaggatgaccatgagccagcactgtgcgcttttggccaggaaggccaatggcatcctggggtgtattagaaggggggtggttagtagatcgagagaggttctccttcccctttactctgccctggtgagaccacatctggagtattgtgtccatttctgggcccctcagttcaagaagggcagggaactgctggagagagtccagcacagggcaacaaagatgattaagggagtggagcatctcccttatgaggaaaggctgagggagctgggtctctttagcttggagaagaggagacggaggggtgacctcattcatgttcacagatatataaagggtgagtgttacgaggatggaaccaggctcttctcggtgacaaccaatgataggacaaggggtaatgggtacaaactggaatacaaaaggttccacttaaatttgagaagaaacttcttctcagtgagggtgacagaacactggaacaggctgcccagggaggttgtggagtctcctactctggaggcattcaaaacctgcctggacatgttcctgtgtaacctcatctagatgttcctgctccagcagggggattggactagatgatcttttgaggtcccttctagtccctaacattctgtgattctgtgtgattctgtgaaacttgAATAGTATTACAATGTAAGTATCTTTTTGTTAGAGAGGTGACACTTCTATTTGGATATCAGTCTGTTGGTCTGTAGATGCAGGCACAACTTGGAATCTTTCCAAGAAAGTGTACGTCTTCTTGTGAAGATGTTAAGAATCTGTCTCCCAAGAAGAAATGTGATGAAGGTGGGTCACCTAAACTAGTGATGTGATTTCTAGCTGATGACTTTGTAAGAGTGCTCCTGACTGATTAATGCTGTTGAAAGATCTTGGAGAAAAACCTAGGAGGGCTGGAAAGAGCAGGTTAGTTTgcagaaaatcatagaataatttaggttggaaaagacccttaagatcattgagtccaaccattaacctaacactaccaagaccaccactaaaccatgtccctaagcaccatgtctacatgtcttttaaataccttcagggatagtgactcaaccacttccctgggcagcctgttcttatgcctgacaaccctttccatgaagaagtttttcctaatatccaatctaaacctcccctggcccaacttgaggccatttcttcttgtcctgtcagttgttacttgggagaagagaccgacaccctccttgctacaacctcctttcaggtagttgtagagagtgataaggtctcccctcagcctccttttctccaggctcaacagccccagttctctcaactgctcctcataagacttgtgctccagacccttcaccagctttgttgcccttcattgaggtgctggagcataTCCAACGTCTGTCTTgtagtgagggacccaaaactgaacacagtattcgaGGTGCAATTCAAGATTTAAGGTGTCATCCTGGAAGCAGATGTCTTAAGCTGTTGGCTATGTTTATGAATTACTTGTAAGAAAGCTGATCCTGAGAGTATGTTTTCTCATCTCCACCTGATAAATTTGGCTAATGCTTTACGGTTCTATGGGCTTTAAGTAGTGAATTGTTCATTCTAGGAAGGTGGCAACTTTAGACTtcacaggttttgttttcacagaatcacagaatcacagaatcgactgggttggaaaagacctcagagatcatcgagtccaacccttggtccaactctagtctgtttactagatcatggcactaagtgccatgtccaatctcagtttaaaaacctctagggacggcgagtccactacctccctgggcaggccattccaatgcctgaccactctctctgcctGTGAAGTAGAAATGCTTGCAGAGAGAGGATATAATCTTGGAAAAGGTTGTTAAAGCAACTTTGGAATGCATGTGAAAAAATGTGGTGTGgggttgtttttattattttatttttttttttaaactttagaACTGTTTTTAATAGGTGTTCTTTCAAACTGTTAAATGTCAGTTACTCACTAAGTATGACAGCTGACTGTATGTCTCCAGTTAGTGCTCTCTTGAACCTGGAAATGGTGTAAGCTTCAGATGTTCTATTATCCCCACCTGAGGCATAGAGATAAACTGGGCATTACCATGGTCTACAGTAGTATACATCTCTCTTCTCATGTTCATAGAGCCTCAGTGTGGAACATTTGGTTCTAAAATAAGTCGTTAATATACGAGTAATTATTCTTTAATAAACTTAAAGGGAAATATGAAAACCATAATCTCTTTTGAAAATTAGGTAACTCTTAACAACTAATAATATTTGGATTTTAGATTTGCAAACAAGAACTGTGTAGCTAGCTTCTTTGACTGAaggatgtatttattttgtgaaagtAAAATTCCTGCATTgccaagtgaaatatttttataaaaggtGGTTGTGGAAAATGGAACAGAACTTGTATTTACCTAAGTTTGTACAGTGTGTTATTTGTGGAACTAATACTGGACCAAGTTCCTGATTTATGCCTATTTGCTCTGGACTATATGGCTATCCAGTACCCTATGAACTAGGAACTTAAGAATgtatacacatgcatatatatatatatatatatatatatatatatatatatacacacacactgtttttccctcctcccttcccctccagaGTACCCTTTGAATCCTAAATCTAGATCTCCAAGAATGCTGGTCATTAAAAAGGGCAGTACAAAAGAACTGCAGATATCTAGATTCCCTGTAGTAGGAAGTCTTCATTCACAGCCAGTAAAGAATGGAACTGGCACGAGTGTTTATCAAGGATTAGTCCCTAAACCTGCTACTCCACCTGCAAAGGTGAGTCTTGGATACTGGTGaatatgctgaaaaaaatcatcctCTAATTCTGAATGTGCTCATTTCACCCCTGAGAGTACTGTTCCTAGAGTATTATGCTTTCAAATCTTGCTAAGtgcaaaatattctgaaagtgaacagaaacatttttttttttcatttttctttttaaactataCTGTAATTGGatctctctttgtttctcatttacctttttttgagaagtgcaagagctgtcCAAGGGAGAGTGAAAAGGATGCTTCTAACTTAGAGAATAGCAATGCCTTTTGTATAaatgtttttaacagaaaaatatatacctAGTGGAGAGCTAGTACCTCCAGAATTTATCTCAGTTACTGATATAGATGTGCTTAGTGTCATTCTGGTCCATCTCATATGCAACTTTCTGTGTTCatcttttgattttgtttcaggATTTTTTCTGTGCTCCTGAGAGCATCTGATGGAGCTGTTCTTAACTCTGTTAACATACTACATTAAAAACACTACTTTCAGCCGTTCAGACTCATGTTTTTGATTCTTAATACTTCAAATATGAGGGTTTTAATTGTTTGTAAATATAACTCTATATAAAAAGTGTAGACAGTATTTGTGAGCAAGGATGAATTGCTCATAAACAGTCTCTTTTCCACAATAAAACAGGTATTTGCTCTAAATTATGGTTGTAGTTATGATTTGCTTTTGCTTAATCATTTCTCTAAATATTCCTGAAAATAACCCTATTGCAGTTAATGACTCTAAATTTTTGTTTAACCTACACAGTGGAAAaaccaagcaaaagaaaataaacttggGAATCCATTTTCTCATGAATCTGCATATGGTATTAGTAATTTCAGTCCTTTCAAATCAACTGCCAAGGCATTTACTGCATCACAGAATTCAGTGAAAGAGGTAAAACAATGTCTGTAGTTTTTATCAACTCtatcaaattttaaatttatttggtTGGATAACTGGATCAGTAAGCTTTATGCAGAACTGTAttaaataagtttatttttgtgaaagttaatatgagagagaaaaatatggaAGCTACATCACATCACTGGCTTTTAAGTACTGCAATAATTACTTTGTATGTTTGGAGTAAAAATGGTGCATTAGGAAGTATAACCTGGTAAACTTCAAAACTGTGTGATGGACTTCAGAAGGTCCACTGTGTGTTAGTAGGGCTCCATAAGCCTTCATCTCTAGGATTACATATAAGAACTATATATACTGAAATAGAAATATCTTCCATCTGCTTTTTACTGTTGATATACATGAAACCTGAAACTACAGGTGCCTGTGAGTCTTTGTCTTTAATTCAAAGTTTCCTCAATGAATAAacttctaatattttttctttttttgaccCCCCCCACATTAGAGTAATCAGTCAAATTCATCATCCCTTATTGACAAAGTTGGTCAGCCTCGTTTAACAAAATTGACAAGAATGCGGACTGATAAGAAGAGTGAATTTTTGAAAGCATTGAAACAAGATAGAGTGGAAGAGGAACATGAAGACAATAATGATGCTGGGCAAGAGAAGGTAGTTTTGTTCATACCTATCGTAGATCCAGCAGTGACAGTTCTCAGACTGAACataaactactttttatttggCTGTAAACAGCTGTTAAATCATGGTCTTGATCTCTAAATGAAGGAAAGGAATTACCTTttgatgaattttaaaaagttgttcCAAGTACTGTTCTTTCTCCAGTGCTtcttagtgttttgtttttttttttctttctgcagtatCTGTTCATACATGTTATAGACAAATGTGCCCGAGTTATTAGcaacaataaaaagaataaataagctAACCTAATCTTTGGGAGAAGAGTGTTTCACACCTTGGACATTAGTTATCCTATacaaaacaatggaaaaactTGGTTCTGCTTCTCAAACCATTTCCTTTCTAATTATAGTGTTTAGATAGCCAGAAGTTAAACTAGTCATAGGGGCAGTAGTTTGATTTatgcatatgcatatataaagaACCTGTTTTTACTTCTTAATTGAGAACTTGGAGGCCTATTCTGTGTATATTATATGtcagttttctttcagtctgGATCAGCTTATGCAGTGCTTAGCTGGCACCTGAGAATATTTCCTTCAGTGCTACCAGCCATCAACAAGCCATAAGTGTAGTTATCCTATGTAGTCCAAGTGAAGATAAGTAATGTATTATTCAGGATGAGGCAATTAAAAGCctatattttctgtaaatgaGTGGTTTAAagtgtaaacaaaaaaaaaaaaaaaaaaaaaaaaaaaaaaaccaaaaacaaaacaaaaaaaaaaacaatccaaaaccaaaacaaacaaaccaaaaccagcaaaaattaCAAATCAGCCAGACAAATAAAATGAGTGGTTTTCAGGAAGGGTTATTCAGATTCAGAGacacgaaaaaaaaaaagacagtgccAGTGTCTCATAAAAGAAAGATTGACTTTTCTGACCCTGTTCCTATTtcaggcaaaataaaatttgctgtaATGGGACTGTACAACTTAGATATATGTGTCAGTTGAGAAAGTTCTGCATCTTTCCATTAGACATTTTATGGCTTAGCACCCTGAGATGAGTGTTGAGGGTAATGCTGTTCATGTGTGTTTAGAAATTCACAAATTTTTGATTTAAGATTAAAAAGATCTTGGGAAACACTGTCTTCAGCTTCAGAATTCTGAACATGAATTTGTTGGGAATTTCTGTTCCTGAAATTGTCTTGAGttcttaatatcttcatcatACTTAtgtcaaatgtattttgttgtcCCTGATTTTCAGAAGCAGTGTGTTTGGGTGGGGGCAAGGTAGAGGGGAGGTTTTTAGTAGTAAAAATTGTAATGTCCTTGGACAGGTGTATGTAACACATAGCCTGGAGTATTTGTTGGTAAGTGCATGTGTCCTCTTCCCTGCCCTTGCTGTTTCACTAACAGGTGTGAAAAGATGTTAAACAAATCATGTCACTAGTAGTTGTCATTGTAATTTTAATGATCGTCAATAGAAGACATGGTGTGCAACTGAGTGGATAGGGAGATAACTGTGCAACAGGCTATTATAATGTGATTCTGTTGATGGAATTTTAAGGCCTGCAGTAACAGATTTCACCTCTGAAATAATGAGGCAAATTGTGATCAGCAGCTGAATCATGCTTGGAAGAAGCTATTTTGCCCTAATCTATTAaaattgtttaatatttttatgaatttGCTTTGTCAGTATGAGATGCATTCTTCAGGTCTATGATTTAACAGGTGAATATATGTTTACTGAGGTACTTGTTCTTAAGAAATTTTTGCTGAGCATTCTAAAATTTCTGGAGGCAGACAACACTGTGAGTGGGAGGAGAATGATGATGGACGGTCTTGATCATGGACTCTGAAGTATGATTTTGTACA from Columba livia isolate bColLiv1 breed racing homer chromosome W, bColLiv1.pat.W.v2, whole genome shotgun sequence encodes:
- the LOC135577058 gene encoding vasculin-like isoform X1, encoding MAQHDFAPAWLNFPTPPSTKSSLNLEKHSENFLWIENHYEANHRRHNSSDGCDSNIGWPNGGHFGRKEKKGWRSQSRNDTENINHRGGYHGGGSCTGTSTFHYGKGQGLHENNVSDNEIGKKEDKEVPKQFEAEDFPSLNPEYERTPNQNKSLAAGVWEYPLNPKSRSPRMLVIKKGSTKELQISRFPVVGSLHSQPVKNGTGTSVYQGLVPKPATPPAKWKNQAKENKLGNPFSHESAYGISNFSPFKSTAKAFTASQNSVKESNQSNSSSLIDKVGQPRLTKLTRMRTDKKSEFLKALKQDRVEEEHEDNNDAGQEKGDESFNLHSSNSPHHERDINKNFENEILQENGNAPITSQQIIQSSAFPRADVLSSSLEAEHRLLKEMGWQEDSENDETCAPLTEDEMREFQVISEQLQKNGLRKNGVLKNGFICDFKFSPWKNSTFKPALENEDSETSSSDTSDDDV
- the LOC135577058 gene encoding vasculin-like isoform X2; this translates as MKQITEDTTLQMGVILTLDGLMEPSLNPEYERTPNQNKSLAAGVWEYPLNPKSRSPRMLVIKKGSTKELQISRFPVVGSLHSQPVKNGTGTSVYQGLVPKPATPPAKWKNQAKENKLGNPFSHESAYGISNFSPFKSTAKAFTASQNSVKESNQSNSSSLIDKVGQPRLTKLTRMRTDKKSEFLKALKQDRVEEEHEDNNDAGQEKGDESFNLHSSNSPHHERDINKNFENEILQENGNAPITSQQIIQSSAFPRADVLSSSLEAEHRLLKEMGWQEDSENDETCAPLTEDEMREFQVISEQLQKNGLRKNGVLKNGFICDFKFSPWKNSTFKPALENEDSETSSSDTSDDDV
- the LOC135577058 gene encoding vasculin-like isoform X3; protein product: MAQHDFAPAWLNFPTPPSTKPSLNPEYERTPNQNKSLAAGVWEYPLNPKSRSPRMLVIKKGSTKELQISRFPVVGSLHSQPVKNGTGTSVYQGLVPKPATPPAKWKNQAKENKLGNPFSHESAYGISNFSPFKSTAKAFTASQNSVKESNQSNSSSLIDKVGQPRLTKLTRMRTDKKSEFLKALKQDRVEEEHEDNNDAGQEKGDESFNLHSSNSPHHERDINKNFENEILQENGNAPITSQQIIQSSAFPRADVLSSSLEAEHRLLKEMGWQEDSENDETCAPLTEDEMREFQVISEQLQKNGLRKNGVLKNGFICDFKFSPWKNSTFKPALENEDSETSSSDTSDDDV